In the Chroococcidiopsis sp. SAG 2025 genome, one interval contains:
- a CDS encoding class I SAM-dependent methyltransferase, whose protein sequence is MDKIERLQTELQNSYDLVAEEYARQFYDELDRKPFDRKMLDWFIDKVDGVGTICDLGCGSGHIANYLHDRDLEVCGVDLSLGTSKQAQKLNPNITFQQGDMISLNNFADNSFGGIAAFYSIIHVPRSLVADALREMQRVLRSRGVLLLTFHIGQQTHRLEEWFDKKVFLDFHFFETAQMKDYLLTAGFELEEAIERDPYPDIEVQTRRAYLFAKKP, encoded by the coding sequence GTGGACAAGATAGAGCGATTGCAAACAGAGTTGCAAAACAGTTATGACCTTGTGGCGGAAGAATACGCTAGACAGTTTTATGATGAACTGGACAGAAAGCCATTTGACCGCAAGATGCTGGATTGGTTTATCGATAAGGTGGATGGAGTAGGAACGATTTGCGATTTAGGGTGTGGTTCTGGACACATCGCAAATTACTTACACGATCGTGACTTAGAGGTTTGCGGAGTTGATTTATCGTTGGGAACGAGCAAACAAGCGCAAAAGTTAAATCCGAATATCACCTTTCAACAAGGGGATATGATTTCTTTAAATAATTTTGCTGACAACTCTTTCGGCGGAATTGCCGCCTTCTATTCAATTATTCATGTTCCTCGTTCGTTGGTAGCTGACGCTTTACGAGAGATGCAGCGGGTGTTGCGCTCAAGAGGCGTGCTCTTGCTGACATTTCACATCGGACAGCAAACCCATCGCCTCGAAGAATGGTTTGATAAGAAAGTCTTTTTGGACTTCCACTTTTTTGAGACAGCACAGATGAAAGATTATCTTCTGACAGCAGGCTTTGAGTTAGAGGAAGCAATAGAAAGAGACCCGTATCCTGATATAGAAGTTCAAACCCGCCGCGCTTATCTTTTTGCAAAGAAGCCGTAA
- a CDS encoding DUF1427 family protein: MREFILSLVAGWIVGVLFGWLKLPLPAPPLMGFVGALGILLGAWSIEQLKQILLN, from the coding sequence ATGAGAGAATTCATTCTTTCACTCGTCGCTGGCTGGATTGTCGGTGTCCTGTTTGGATGGCTAAAGTTGCCATTACCTGCACCGCCGCTAATGGGATTTGTTGGGGCACTAGGAATTTTGTTGGGTGCTTGGTCGATCGAGCAATTAAAACAAATTTTACTCAACTGA
- a CDS encoding VTT domain-containing protein, producing the protein MPTVEEVNGVVLDLRQYSMWAWAPDIATLWADLALPVPQTAVIAALGIIYGVIGGGLISSFGLVTGGLLGYAIARRYGRWLVVRLVGNRSLEKVENLFDHGGMWAIVLTSSLPYSIPEAVVLVSGLGRMRVREVFVALILGSVPTAFVFSAIGAGWSEQPALAISLSYFLPILLVPIALYLMHRRPAAHAARLQGQKAFKRELTEMMDMKQTLVMAIRSQFMRPRGFAGWLAGWEMALRSSNRKRNVWAVGLLGVEPTDHVLEIGFGPGIAIWELSRRATQGLVCGVDHSEIMVQQATKRNIDAVRAGRVDLRCGSVEHLPAFKEPFDKVLVVNNMGMWRDPGDRLKDLYRLMRPGGRIAIVSQLRCPGATAETTVAAGGEIVARLTEAGFMCIRSNTLALTPPVVCAIGEVP; encoded by the coding sequence ATGCCGACAGTCGAGGAAGTCAATGGTGTAGTCCTGGATCTGCGTCAGTACAGCATGTGGGCATGGGCACCTGACATCGCGACTCTATGGGCCGATCTGGCTTTACCGGTTCCGCAGACGGCAGTAATCGCTGCGCTCGGCATCATCTACGGTGTGATTGGCGGCGGCCTAATCAGTAGCTTTGGCTTGGTCACCGGTGGTCTTCTCGGTTACGCCATCGCCCGCAGGTATGGTCGTTGGCTAGTGGTGCGGTTGGTCGGCAACCGATCCCTCGAGAAGGTAGAGAACCTCTTCGATCACGGGGGGATGTGGGCAATCGTTCTTACGAGCAGCCTTCCGTACAGTATTCCAGAAGCCGTTGTTCTCGTGTCGGGCTTGGGACGAATGCGCGTCCGCGAAGTCTTTGTCGCTCTGATACTGGGCAGCGTGCCCACCGCGTTTGTCTTTTCGGCAATAGGTGCAGGATGGAGTGAACAGCCCGCACTAGCGATCTCACTCAGCTATTTCTTGCCAATCCTCCTTGTTCCAATCGCACTCTACCTGATGCATCGCAGACCGGCTGCACACGCCGCTAGGCTCCAAGGGCAAAAGGCTTTCAAAAGGGAGTTGACTGAGATGATGGACATGAAGCAAACATTGGTCATGGCGATCCGATCTCAGTTTATGCGACCCCGTGGGTTTGCAGGCTGGCTCGCTGGGTGGGAGATGGCACTGCGATCGTCGAACCGTAAGCGTAACGTGTGGGCAGTCGGTCTGCTTGGGGTGGAGCCAACCGATCATGTCCTTGAGATCGGCTTTGGACCGGGGATTGCGATCTGGGAGCTAAGCCGTCGGGCAACACAGGGACTTGTGTGTGGTGTCGATCACTCGGAAATCATGGTTCAGCAGGCAACCAAGCGCAACATAGATGCCGTACGCGCGGGTCGCGTGGATCTGCGTTGCGGTTCGGTCGAGCACCTTCCAGCGTTCAAGGAGCCATTTGACAAGGTCTTGGTCGTGAACAACATGGGTATGTGGCGCGATCCAGGCGATCGGCTCAAAGACCTGTATCGCCTCATGCGTCCCGGCGGACGGATCGCAATCGTCTCTCAGCTGCGATGCCCCGGTGCCACGGCAGAGACGACAGTGGCTGCGGGTGGCGAGATCGTAGCACGTCTCACAGAGGCAGGCTTCATGTGCATCCGGTCGAACACACTTGCGCTCACCCCGCCCGTTGTTTGTGCGATCGGTGAGGTTCCATGA
- a CDS encoding helix-turn-helix domain-containing protein, translating into MPRKRSTSPRKLPQQDRSRMTVEAILEATTHILTEEGYDKANTNRIAERAGISIGSLYQYFPNKESLMAALMDQHSNEIAALSS; encoded by the coding sequence ATGCCACGCAAACGCTCCACATCTCCCCGCAAACTCCCGCAGCAAGACCGCTCTCGCATGACCGTTGAGGCGATTCTGGAGGCAACAACTCACATTTTGACGGAGGAAGGTTACGACAAAGCCAACACAAATCGAATTGCAGAACGAGCAGGAATTAGCATTGGCTCTTTATACCAGTACTTTCCAAACAAGGAATCTTTGATGGCTGCCTTGATGGATCAACATTCCAATGAAATTGCTGCATTAAGTAGCTAG
- a CDS encoding DUF3368 domain-containing protein has product MTVICNATPLINFAAIARLDILQATFDQIAIPQAVYGETTGLGFPGTGFVLQAIASGWLQVRPVATISPTIPAELDDGEREAIALAIEISERRILLDEREARQVAQRLGLQVMGTLGILLLAKNNQTIPQVRPILDRMMNVAQYWVSAALYEQVLQQAGEDI; this is encoded by the coding sequence GTGACAGTTATTTGTAATGCTACGCCTCTAATTAACTTTGCGGCGATCGCTCGTCTCGATATCTTACAAGCAACATTTGACCAAATCGCGATTCCTCAAGCAGTCTATGGTGAAACTACTGGTTTAGGCTTCCCAGGTACTGGGTTTGTACTACAAGCGATTGCCTCTGGGTGGTTACAAGTTCGTCCGGTAGCTACCATATCGCCTACCATTCCTGCGGAACTAGATGATGGAGAAAGGGAAGCAATCGCACTAGCGATTGAAATTAGTGAAAGGCGAATTTTGTTAGATGAGCGTGAAGCTCGTCAAGTAGCGCAGAGACTTGGCTTACAGGTTATGGGGACGCTTGGTATTCTCTTATTGGCTAAGAACAACCAGACCATACCTCAAGTTAGACCCATACTCGATCGCATGATGAATGTGGCTCAATATTGGGTGAGTGCTGCACTCTACGAACAGGTCTTACAACAAGCTGGGGAAGATATCTAG
- the metK gene encoding methionine adenosyltransferase, whose protein sequence is MKKDFMFTSESVTEGHPDKLCDLISDAIVDRFLQQDPYSRVITECAVSTGIVFIAARFEPNANVDFPNVARQVIDRVGYDRFEFNGKTCSILTSLRELPPDKDRFDEKKLSYEEIEQIPVKNIVNVFGFACRQTSSMMPLPIWLAHKLARQLTHVKLQNILSYLAPDGKTQVGIEYRNSKPHRIHSISVIASQNSPSQPDLNRLQDDIRTTVIDPVFQDEEIRPDAQTRIFINPDGLVIGGGPALHSGVTGRKNDVDTYGEYAKHSGSALSGKDPIRIDRIGAYAARYAAKNVVAAGIADECEVQLSYSIGLARPVSIQVETFGTGKVADEKITQLLEQHFDFRLAGIIKQFNLRFLPSLTKGGFYKQLAAYGHVGRTDVNLPWEVTDKVDLF, encoded by the coding sequence ATGAAAAAAGACTTCATGTTTACATCTGAGTCGGTAACTGAAGGACATCCCGATAAACTTTGCGATTTAATTAGCGATGCGATCGTAGACCGTTTTTTGCAACAAGATCCTTATTCGCGGGTAATTACAGAATGTGCTGTCTCTACAGGCATTGTTTTTATTGCTGCTAGATTTGAACCAAATGCTAATGTAGATTTCCCCAATGTAGCGAGACAAGTTATCGATCGCGTTGGCTACGATCGGTTTGAATTTAACGGCAAAACTTGTAGTATTCTAACTAGTTTGAGAGAATTACCTCCAGATAAAGATCGGTTTGACGAAAAAAAATTATCTTATGAGGAAATAGAGCAAATTCCTGTCAAAAATATTGTCAATGTTTTTGGCTTTGCCTGCCGTCAAACTTCGTCCATGATGCCACTACCAATTTGGTTAGCGCACAAATTAGCCAGACAACTAACGCATGTTAAACTGCAAAATATTCTCTCGTATCTTGCTCCTGATGGCAAAACTCAGGTAGGAATTGAATATAGAAATAGCAAACCACACAGAATTCATAGTATTAGTGTTATTGCCAGTCAAAATAGTCCATCACAGCCCGATTTAAATCGACTTCAGGACGATATTCGCACCACAGTTATCGACCCTGTATTTCAAGATGAAGAAATTAGACCTGATGCCCAAACACGGATATTTATTAACCCTGACGGATTAGTTATTGGCGGTGGTCCTGCATTACATTCTGGGGTGACAGGGAGAAAAAATGACGTAGATACCTATGGAGAATATGCCAAGCATAGTGGCTCAGCTCTAAGCGGTAAAGACCCAATTAGAATAGATCGAATTGGAGCTTACGCAGCTCGTTATGCAGCTAAAAATGTCGTAGCCGCAGGAATTGCTGATGAATGTGAAGTGCAATTAAGTTATTCTATCGGACTAGCAAGACCTGTCAGTATTCAGGTAGAAACTTTTGGCACTGGCAAAGTTGCTGATGAAAAAATTACTCAGCTTTTAGAACAACATTTTGATTTTCGGCTGGCTGGAATCATCAAGCAATTTAACCTAAGATTTCTGCCGTCACTAACTAAAGGTGGTTTTTACAAACAATTAGCTGCTTACGGTCATGTTGGTAGAACAGATGTCAATCTACCTTGGGAAGTTACTGATAAAGTTGACCTATTTTAG
- a CDS encoding helix-turn-helix domain-containing protein — protein MSGRVKLKINESAETLLTLLKQQKSASGKERVQALYLLKTKQVETVQHLAVVLGRNRVTVQRWLSQYRRGGLNQLLEVGKSTGRTPLIPAEAVERLKQELSEPEGFSSYQEVKLWLAAELGIRVKYDVVHNLVHDKLKADLKVARSKSSEQEPKAVENFKKELPQKITSVIKEVQKQSKKFKRVRYWCEDETRLGLRTIQRRRLTLRGVKPVGSFQFRREK, from the coding sequence ATGTCTGGGAGAGTCAAGCTCAAGATTAACGAGTCGGCAGAAACGCTCCTCACTCTTTTAAAGCAGCAAAAAAGTGCAAGTGGGAAGGAAAGAGTACAAGCACTGTATTTGCTCAAGACTAAGCAAGTGGAAACGGTGCAACATTTAGCAGTGGTATTGGGACGGAATCGAGTCACAGTACAAAGGTGGTTAAGTCAATATCGCCGTGGTGGGTTGAATCAGCTATTAGAAGTAGGCAAAAGTACGGGAAGAACACCATTAATTCCAGCAGAGGCGGTAGAACGTTTAAAACAAGAACTGAGTGAGCCAGAAGGGTTTTCCAGTTATCAGGAGGTCAAGCTATGGTTAGCAGCAGAGCTAGGGATACGCGTGAAGTATGACGTGGTACATAATCTAGTTCATGACAAGCTAAAAGCTGACTTGAAAGTAGCAAGATCAAAAAGTAGCGAGCAAGAGCCAAAGGCAGTAGAAAACTTTAAAAAAGAACTGCCTCAAAAGATAACAAGTGTAATCAAGGAGGTACAAAAGCAATCAAAAAAGTTTAAGAGAGTGCGGTACTGGTGTGAAGATGAAACTAGGCTGGGATTGAGGACAATTCAGAGACGGAGATTGACATTAAGAGGAGTCAAACCTGTAGGAAGCTTTCAATTTAGGCGAGAAAAATAG
- a CDS encoding isoprenylcysteine carboxylmethyltransferase family protein — MFIFKLLFAIFWNLVIFGGLLLLPAGTLDWWRAWVFLGIVLVGTFATITVVFRENEDLLDERFKLPIQAEQPLADKIIASLLVVTFLGLIAFIPVDVFQLHLFDRPGGIISASGLLLFITGWLIISLSFKANTFAIPVVKYQAERQQTVIDTGVYSIVRHPMYAGAALMIVGMSLWLESYAAALLAIAPITLLIVRILFEEQFLKQELKGYDSYTEKVRYRLLPYLW, encoded by the coding sequence ATGTTTATTTTTAAGCTCCTGTTCGCAATTTTTTGGAACCTTGTCATTTTCGGCGGGCTGTTATTGTTGCCAGCAGGGACGTTGGACTGGTGGCGTGCTTGGGTATTTCTGGGGATAGTTCTGGTTGGTACGTTTGCAACCATAACCGTTGTTTTCCGAGAAAATGAAGATCTACTCGACGAACGTTTCAAACTACCGATTCAAGCAGAACAACCTCTTGCAGACAAAATTATCGCTAGCTTGCTGGTCGTCACGTTTTTGGGTTTGATTGCTTTCATCCCCGTGGATGTGTTTCAACTTCACTTGTTCGATCGACCAGGTGGAATTATCTCAGCTTCAGGACTGCTCCTTTTTATTACAGGTTGGTTAATTATCTCTCTTTCCTTTAAAGCGAATACTTTTGCGATCCCCGTGGTGAAATATCAAGCAGAGCGACAACAAACGGTTATTGATACGGGAGTTTACAGTATTGTGCGGCATCCCATGTACGCAGGAGCAGCTCTAATGATAGTTGGGATGTCTCTGTGGTTAGAATCTTATGCAGCAGCTCTGCTAGCGATCGCACCAATTACCTTGTTGATAGTGCGAATTTTGTTTGAAGAACAATTTTTGAAGCAAGAACTGAAGGGCTACGATAGTTATACCGAAAAAGTTCGATACAGACTATTACCATATCTCTGGTAA
- a CDS encoding IS701 family transposase: MEARLAAFDYIQVLLSSVERKNGWQMAEQVGYANPYRFQHLLGRAQWNADAVCAEIRKYAVEHLKSETDILAIDETGFLKQGEQSVGVQVQYYGTTGHLENCQVGVFMSYIGDQGQTLVDRRLYLPRSWAEDRSKRKKGGIPEEIEFATPPQLAQMLSSAIDQGIRPAWFVALEVYGNDGSFWWWLEKTAKQPYVLTVNKKQPVVIGWLLFRAEDLLPQSDSQQWQRLSSGTGSKGERYYDWARVAVNCDQSFGYQRWLLFRRSLEYPKDPRISYYQVFAKSDTNLETMARIAGQRWRVEECFKFACILSRLRRI; the protein is encoded by the coding sequence TTGGAAGCACGCCTTGCAGCCTTTGATTATATTCAAGTACTACTGAGTTCGGTGGAGCGGAAGAATGGTTGGCAAATGGCAGAACAAGTAGGGTATGCCAATCCCTATCGCTTCCAGCATCTACTAGGGCGAGCGCAGTGGAACGCGGACGCAGTGTGTGCAGAAATTAGAAAGTATGCAGTGGAGCATTTGAAGAGTGAAACAGATATTTTGGCAATTGATGAAACAGGTTTTCTCAAGCAAGGAGAGCAGTCAGTTGGCGTACAGGTGCAGTATTATGGCACGACTGGACATTTGGAGAATTGCCAAGTGGGTGTGTTCATGTCCTATATCGGTGATCAAGGACAGACGTTGGTCGATCGCCGTCTGTATCTACCGCGTTCATGGGCTGAAGATCGAAGCAAACGTAAGAAGGGGGGGATTCCAGAAGAGATCGAATTTGCGACTCCTCCTCAACTAGCGCAGATGTTGTCTTCAGCAATTGATCAGGGAATTCGTCCTGCTTGGTTCGTAGCTTTGGAGGTCTATGGCAACGACGGTTCGTTCTGGTGGTGGCTGGAGAAGACTGCCAAACAGCCCTATGTACTGACAGTGAACAAGAAGCAGCCTGTAGTTATTGGTTGGCTCTTGTTTCGAGCTGAAGACTTATTACCACAATCAGATTCGCAGCAGTGGCAGCGTCTCAGCAGTGGAACTGGGAGCAAAGGAGAACGATACTATGATTGGGCGAGAGTAGCGGTTAACTGCGACCAATCTTTTGGATACCAGCGTTGGCTATTATTCCGCCGCTCTCTAGAATACCCTAAAGACCCTCGCATCAGCTACTACCAAGTTTTTGCCAAGAGCGATACAAATTTAGAAACGATGGCTCGAATCGCTGGACAAAGGTGGCGAGTTGAGGAGTGCTTTAAGTTTGCGTGCATACTCTCTAGGCTTAGGAGAATATGA
- a CDS encoding methyltransferase family protein yields the protein MARPCGAIVKPPRSCCTGPYRYSRNPIYLSFSLLQLGVAFWVNSLWLLVTLMPAMALMSFVVIPREEQYLETHFPSDYLPYKASVRRWL from the coding sequence CTGGCACGCCCGTGCGGGGCAATCGTCAAACCACCGCGATCGTGTTGTACGGGACCCTATCGATACAGCCGCAATCCCATCTATCTGTCTTTCTCGCTGCTCCAGCTCGGTGTCGCATTCTGGGTCAACAGTCTCTGGCTACTCGTCACCCTCATGCCAGCGATGGCGCTGATGTCTTTTGTAGTCATCCCGCGAGAGGAGCAATACCTGGAAACCCACTTCCCGTCAGACTACTTGCCCTATAAGGCTTCTGTGCGTCGCTGGCTGTAA
- a CDS encoding UPF0175 family protein, producing MSHFVDSMGIEISPDTLNQGEGAILREIALQLYARQIFTFGQARRLANLSVWEFQQLLGQHHIERHYNETDLAEDIDSIGAGY from the coding sequence ATGAGTCACTTTGTAGATTCAATGGGAATAGAAATCTCTCCAGATACACTCAATCAAGGAGAAGGGGCAATTTTAAGAGAAATCGCGCTCCAGCTGTATGCGCGTCAGATTTTTACTTTTGGTCAAGCTCGTCGCTTAGCTAATTTATCAGTTTGGGAGTTTCAGCAACTACTGGGTCAACATCACATAGAGCGTCATTACAACGAAACAGACTTAGCTGAGGATATCGACTCAATCGGAGCAGGTTATTAG